The DNA window ACGCGTTGCTAAAAATAGAAACAGGTGCATTGAGTCATAAAGGCATACAGAAACTTAAAAACGCTAGCATAGTAAGAAAAAGTTccaaaagaaatgtttacaTAAGTGTAAGCtcttaaacacaaaatcaaagaaagaataTTGATTAGTGACTGGTGACCTCTGTTGTTCTTCTTGAATACACAAcagaaagcaaagaagaagaagatgaaaaatccATTTCATTGTAGAAACTGATTAATCATTAGGAATTAAATTCAATGCTTAAGACATTTTCTCCgaaaacctaaattttattgAACCGGATCTGTTGTTTACATGGGAATAAATAAACACGTTGGcggttttgagagagagagagaaaaaaaaggagaagaaaaatgaaacagaaaaaatcaCGCGTtgctaaaaatagaaacaagtgTGTTGAGTCATAAAGgcatacaaaaactaaaaaacgcCAGCATAGTAAGAAAAAGTTccaaaagaaatgtttacaTAAGCGTAAGTtcttaaacacaaaatcaaagaaagaataTTGATTAGTGACTGGTGACCTCTGCTATTCTTCTTGAATACATAACagaaagcagagaagaaaaagatgaaaaatccaTTTCATTGTAGAAACTGATTAATCATTAGGAAATAAATTCATTGCTTAAGACATTTTCTCcgtaaacctaaattttattgAACCGGATATGTTGTTTACATTGGAATAAATAAACATGTTGGCGGGtttcagagagagaaaaaaaaggagaagaaaaatgaaacataGAAAATCACGCATTGCTAAAAATAGAAACAGGTGCATTGAGTCATAAAGGCATACATAAACTGAAAAATCCAAGCATAGTAAGAAAAAGTTccaaaagaaatgtttacaTAATCGTAAGCTCTTAAAcataaaagcaaagaaagaagttTGATTAGTGACTGGTGACCTCTGCTGTTCTTCTTGAATACACAAcagaaagcagagaagaagaagatgaaaaatccATTTCATTGTAGAAACTGATCAATCATGAGAAAATAAATTCAATGCTTAAgacattttctcttttaaactaaattttattgaaCCGGATATATTGTTTACATTGGAATAAATAAACACGTTGGCGGtttcgagagagaaaaaaaaaggagaagaaaaatgaaacagaaaaaatcaCGCGTTACTAAAAATAGAAACAGGTGCATTGAGTCATGATGGCATACAGAAACTGAAAAATGCCAGCATAGTTAGAAAAAGTTCCAAAAGAAATGTTTGCATAAACGCAAGCtcttaaacacaaaatcaaagaaagaataTTGATTAGTGACTGGTGACCTATGTTGTTCTTCTTGAATCAACAGAAAgcagagaaaaagaagatgaaaaatccATTTCATTGTAGAAACTGATTAATCTTCAGGAAACAAATTCATTGCTTAAGACATTTTCTCcgtaaacctaaattttattgaaaGGCATCTCTTGTTTACATGGGAATAAATAAAACGTTGGcggttttgagagagagaaaaaaaggagaagaaaaatgaaacagaaaaaatcaCGCGTTGCTATAAATAGAAACAGGTGTGTTGAGTCATAAAGGCatacaaaaactgaaaaacgCCAGCATAGtaagaaaaacttacaaaagAATTGTTTACATAAGCGTAAGCtcttaaacacaaaatcaaagaaagaataTTGATTGGTGACTGGTGACCTCTGCTGTTCTTCTTGAATACATAAcagaaagcagagaagaagaagatgaaaaatccATTTCATTGTAGAAACTGATTAATCATTAGGAATTAAATTCAATGCTTAAGACATTTTCTCcgtaaacctaaattttattgAACCGGATCTGTTGTTTACATTGGAATAAATAAACACGTTGGCGGtttcgagagagagaaaaaaaaagagaagaaaactgaAGCAGAGAAAATCACGTGTTGCTAAAAATAGAAACAGTTGCATTGAGTCATAAAGGcatatagaaattgaaaaacgCCAGCATAGTTAgaaaaagttcaaaaagaaaTGTTTACAATAAGCGCAAGCtcttaaacacaaaatcaaagaaagaataTTGATTAGTGACTGATGACCTATGCTGTTCTTCTTGAATACACAACAGAAAgcagagaaaaagaagatgaaaaatcgATTTCGTTGTAGAAACTGATTAGTCATCAGGAAATAAATTCAATGCTTAAGACATTTTATCTgttaaactaaattttattgaaCCAGATCTGTTGTTTACATTGGAATAAATAAACACGTTGGCGGtttcgagagagagaaaaaaaaggagaagaaaaatgaaatagaaaaaatCACGCGTTGCTAAAAATAGAAACATGTGTGTTGAGTCATAAAGGCATACAGAAACTGAAAAACTTCAGCACAGTAAGAAAAAGTTccaaaagaaatgtttacaTAAGCGCAAGCtcttaaacacaaaatcaaagaaagaataTTGATTAGTGACTGGTGAGATATGTTGTTCTTCTTGAATACACAACAgaaagtagagaagaagaaaatgaaaaatccaTTTCATTGTAGAAACTGATCAATCATCAGGAAATAAATTCAATGCTTAAGACATTTTCTCCgttaaactaaattttattgaaCCGGATCTATTGTTTACATTGGAATAAATAAACACGTTGGCGGtttcgagagagagaaaaaaaggagaagaaaaatgaaacagagTAAATCACGCGTTGCTAAAAATAGAAACAGGTGCATTGAGTCATAAAGGCATACAGAAACTGAAAAACGCTAGCATAGTAAGAAAAAGTTccaaaagaaatgtttacaTAAGCGTAAATtcttaaacacaaaatcaaagaaaaaatattgattagtgACTGGTGACCTCTGTTGTTCTTCTTGAATACACAAcagaaagcagagaagaagaagatgaaaaatccATTTCATTGTAGAAACTGATTAATCATCAAGAAATAAATTCAATGCTTAAGACATTTTCTCcgtaaacctaaattttattgAACCGGATCTGTTGTTTACATGGGAATAAATAAACACGTTGGCggtttcgagagagagagaaaaaaaaaagagaagaaaaatgaaacagaaaaaatcaCGCGTTGCTAAAAATAGAAACAGGTGTCAGGTGTGTTGAGTCATAAAGACatacaaaaactgaaaaatgcCAGCATAGTAAGAAAATGTTccaaaagaaatgtttacaTAAGTGTAAGCtcttaaacacaaaatcaaagaaagaataTTGATTGGTGACTGGTGACCTCTGCTGTTCTTCTTGAATACATAAGAGAAAgcagagaaaaagaagatgaaaatttCATTTCATTGTAGAAACTGATTAGTCATTAAGAAATAAATTCAATGCTTAAGATATTTTTTCTgttaaactaaattttattgaaGTGGATCTGTTGTTTACATTAGAATAAATAAACACGTTGGCAGtttcgagagagagaaaaaaaagagaagaaaaataaaacagaaaaaaatcacGCGTTGCTAAAAATAGAAACATGTGCGTTGAGTCATATACAGAAACTGCTACTCGCGTTTTGTGCGATTGGGATCGAATAACATGTTGTGATTGGCtgagaaaatagaaataaatagtGATAAGCTCCTCCCTTCCTCCTTcctatattatttgttattatttaaaaaaagaaaattggatGTTGAACCAAACCCAAACAACAGCATTGGTAGAAGACTGAGACAGAGTCGTAAGATTCAAGGGTTTcagaaaaatatgaatagaaATTCTGCTTTTGCTGTCTGTATTCTCAGACTAATTAGTAATCACATCGAAGCTCTTTTCTTCACTTTCTGTCGGAGTAAACATGGATCATGTAACAACTTTCTATAATCTAGTAAGGTTGTAGCTATGGTGGATGAGAAACAGAGTATTTGCAGTATCGATAGttcatgaagttttttttggcaAGCTTCATGAACTTTGAAGCAATTTCGCTGGTGAACATCTGACCTCTCCCTTTAATTTCAAAAGTGCTGGAGAGTTGAGCGGTTGAACACTGTCTAGCAAAGATGAATGAGGGCAATATCTAATATACTGTCTATAAAGTATACACACtgtaatcattttattatttgaggGAAAAAAATTGACCGAGGAAGAGGTGAACATTATAATGGTTTCCCTTGGGAATATTGTATTCAATTATTCTGTACAGTAAAGAGGGAGAGGGCTGAATACAAACAGACCTTCTTACCCTTATGTTTATGTATGTTTTGATGGCTTGGTGAACGAATCAATATCATCAAAGAGCCTTTTGATCAAGACGCTCATTCCAGTTTAAGCAACGAATTAAGCTTCTAAACCAATCACCGGTTTGATCAGATTTGTTGACAGTTGGGAGTGGATGTTGGCTCATGTATATTCTCACCGAATCTCCCCTTGAAAgttgttgtcttctttttcCATCAAACGAAACCCATGCATTGCTTCGAGCATCATCTGGAATCTGTTTTCGTTTAGAGAGATTTTCTCAGCATTTCAAACAGCTAAACACACACATGTCGTCTCTTCTTGGGTGGTTTTACTACTTAACAGGAAAAGAGTGTAGCTNNNNNNNNNNNNNNNNNNNNNNNNNNNNNNNNNNNNNNNNNNNNNNNNNNNNNNNNNNNNNNNNNNNNNNNNNNNNNNNNNNNNNNNNNNNNNNNNNNNNNNNNNNNNNNNNNNNNNNNNNNNNNNNNNNNNNNNNNNNNNNNNNNNNNNNNNNNNNNNNNNNNNNNNNNNNNNNNNNNNNNNNNNNNNNNNNNNAGCTCTACAGGTTTAACTAAGTACTGAATTGCGGTTGTGTTTCAAGTCTTTACCTTTAACTCGAGTTTTGCAGAATCTGGGAGTATAACTGGTCTGAACGACAGGGAATGTGGGCAGATTGGAGTGAACAACATGCAAGGAACGTTTGGATGCACCtgcaatttttggattttttataaatgtcAAATAGAAAACGTTTTCACACTCACGGTcactaaaattatattatgaatGGCATAATAGTTCTCAGACATGCCAACGAGCTTCATTTTGGGTATGCAATGCAGAGTTGAATAGCTTACCATGGAACCTCCTGCTGCTGTAGAATAAGCAGTACTCCCTGTAGGAGTGGCTACTATAACTCCATCACCTTGTACCTATAATAGCAATTATTCGTCAACACATACAAGCAGTGAAATTTCATCAATGCAGGGAAATTATCTACACAAGCACTGagatgttcttgtttgtttcaaGATGTAGAAAATTTTGTACAAACCTTTGTAATAAGACGGTCGTGCTCATAACATTCGATCTTAGAAAGGTATGGGTTGGATCCTCGATCAACAACAATCTCGTTCAGAACATCAAACACTTTGCCAGGCATTGCTTTGCCATTACGATAGATTTCGCAACGAAGACGCATTCGAAGAGTTATATAAACCCCATCTAATGTGTTATTCCCATGAATGACTCGTTTGAGGTCTTGCCTGAAGTCCTCAAACTACAAatggaattaataaaaaatatataagaaggCTGTCGAAAGAACTAGAATACTTAGACATAGTTAAGTAATAGAATATGTCAAAAGGCTTACTGGATGTGAAGTGAGAAATCCAAGGGACCCCAGATTAAATGAAACTACGGGAGGGACAGCTCCTTTGAACAAGTTTGATGCATGTAATATCACCCCATCTCCCCCTAAGCATGCCACAAAATCAACCCTTTCATGGAGATCGCtgaaattcaaacaaaacaaagccaATCATAATTGAGCCATTGATGATTGATTCGTCGCTGATGTCTACTCAACTTATTTTGTACCTCGTGTCCTGAATGTAAAAAGTCTGGACAAAGCCAAACCCTGGAATCCTGGCAAATACATCATGCACCTCAGGTTCAACCAGAACATTCATCTTCTCTTGATGATACAAGAAAGATGCAgcctaaaaacaaatttgaaagaaCAACAACTTTTCATGGATTTCCTAAACTTCAGGCAGCCttaatgcaaaacaaaaaaaaatagaataatttagatttaaaaagcaaaactttcACCTCTTTAGCTTCCTCCATCAGTTCCATCCCGAGCTTCTTCAGCAGTAAGACAGTTTTTGGGGTAGTTTTCCAAAGAAGCATCTGTTGTTGAGTACTTGGATGTGTGAAGGCTAGAGAGGATTCTGTCACCTTTTCCCTTGTACACGACACTCCATCAGTTCTGACTAAGAACATCTCTGCTTTCTTTCTCGACTGCACCCTTACTACGCCAGTGGCAGAAGCACACATATTTCCCTCAATAGCTCCAGCTTCATCATCACTGGAATCCGAGGAAGAAGCACTACTGTTTCTCTGAGACTCTCGAATAGAATGGGAACCTACAACGCGACTTAAGTTATTACTAGGAGGCACTGCAATAGGCTCTGCAGAACTATGCACATTTCCATTTGAAAACTTCCCATTCCAACTTTTAGAACTTGTAGGAAGAAGGTAACCATTGGAGTTTCCCGTCTCCGCAAGTCCTCTTACGGAATCTACATCAAAAAACTGATTTCCGTTTGTCACACCAGTATATGAAAACTGGGGAGTTGGGACTGCTCCTAATTTTTTAGACGGATTACTAAGATAACCAGCAGGAGCAATACTTTTGCTCCTTAGGAATTTAGacatttcttttcttgaaaaaatATTGCCTGGTGGAACTTGAGATCTAAGAGGATCGCTCACCATCGTAAATTCTGATGCAGATGTATCTCCCTCACTGCTTCCAGATTCTTTACTCTGGTTTGAAGAGTATCTACTATCAACTTCATTGGTTTCAGAAACTTTATCAGTATGCTCATCAGTTACACCCTTACCAGATACTAGAGCATTTAATCCAAGCTTAGCTTCAGAAACCTCCCCACCCTTTGACTCTTCAGAGACTGGAATTTCCTTAGTGACCGGACGTGTCATGTACTGCTTCCACCTAGAAACCATCGCAGAAGTTCTCCAAACACCTTCTTTACTGTGAACGTATATCGGCCTTTTGTTGCTATCTGATACAATAGAAGCAAACAGCTCGACCTGCTGAGCTTTAGGAGCCATCCTGACTTCAATTGGAATTTGCACCATTGTAATTTTCCCAAGGGAAATTGCATCATCAAGCGCCGCCTGATAAAATGTATCCTTGACGTTTTCAGCTCTCAGGTCAACAATTGTTTTAAATCCATTCTCGATCAACCACTTCAATCCTTCTTGCGTTACCTGTCCTCCCCTCCAAAAGGCAATCTCAGACTCGTAGGAATCAGTATCCTCTTTCATATTTGGCGAGTAAATAGGATCCCAATTCGCAAAAAGTGTTTGGCAAGGATAATTATCACTGCGTGGAAAGCCTGCGTCATAGCAGACATTTTTAAGCTTCTGTAGTTTCCTCCAGACAATACCACTTCTTTCATCATCGGGAGTCAGATAATTCTCGAGGGCAATATGTAAGCTTTCACAACACCGTTTCATTTCACCTCTGAAAACAGCAAGTGGTGGAAGCGATTCCTCGGCAACCCCAACATCATCCAAATTAAATGAACTCATAGAAGATGACCTCCCGGAAAGAATCTCTTTCCTTCCTTTGTTCAAAAGAGATAAAATACAACCAAGCACTGATACTATCTTGTCCTCCAATAGTGGTTTTTCCTCAGGTGAAAAATCATACGGTACACGACATTCACCAGTCACAGGGTTGCACAATGTCTCCATCAACGCTCCATGTAGTCTCTCAGCTGATCTAAAAATTCTACAATATGCCTCAACCTCAGCAATGTCCCCTGGAACTGGACCAATCCAAGGCAGGTTTGATGTATCACGTGATTTCACAGCCTTATATATCAAAAGTGAATGAAGTCAGTCGACCAGTTCAtaacaaatcaataaaattagaGTACAACTCCGATGAGAAAATGATTCGATAAGCTAGGTTCGCAGCAGCCAAAGTTGCAAAGATGAATATAGAATTCTAACCTAATAATAATCTACTCGCAAACTCTGTCTCTCTTTTAAGTTAAGAAGAAGGGAGTGGAGAGAAGAAAGTAACCtgagaatccaaacctaaatCGGGAGAAAAGGCCTCAGAAAGCTGGGCTCT is part of the Camelina sativa cultivar DH55 unplaced genomic scaffold, Cs unpScaffold00535, whole genome shotgun sequence genome and encodes:
- the LOC104773414 gene encoding NAD kinase 2, chloroplastic isoform X1, with product MLLCSSSFFPYHVPHFVVMNRLSPATGISPRLHFSVDSSSDARLLLPFVFRFRRNDVSFKRRLRFVIRAQLSEAFSPDLGLDSQAVKSRDTSNLPWIGPVPGDIAEVEAYCRIFRSAERLHGALMETLCNPVTGECRVPYDFSPEEKPLLEDKIVSVLGCILSLLNKGRKEILSGRSSSMSSFNLDDVGVAEESLPPLAVFRGEMKRCCESLHIALENYLTPDDERSGIVWRKLQKLKNVCYDAGFPRSDNYPCQTLFANWDPIYSPNMKEDTDSYESEIAFWRGGQVTQEGLKWLIENGFKTIVDLRAENVKDTFYQAALDDAISLGKITMVQIPIEVRMAPKAQQVELFASIVSDSNKRPIYVHSKEGVWRTSAMVSRWKQYMTRPVTKEIPVSEESKGGEVSEAKLGLNALVSGKGVTDEHTDKVSETNEVDSRYSSNQSKESGSSEGDTSASEFTMVSDPLRSQVPPGNIFSRKEMSKFLRSKSIAPAGYLSNPSKKLGAVPTPQFSYTGVTNGNQFFDVDSVRGLAETGNSNGYLLPTSSKSWNGKFSNGNVHSSAEPIAVPPSNNLSRVVGSHSIRESQRNSSASSSDSSDDEAGAIEGNMCASATGVVRVQSRKKAEMFLVRTDGVSCTREKVTESSLAFTHPSTQQQMLLWKTTPKTVLLLKKLGMELMEEAKEAASFLYHQEKMNVLVEPEVHDVFARIPGFGFVQTFYIQDTSDLHERVDFVACLGGDGVILHASNLFKGAVPPVVSFNLGSLGFLTSHPFEDFRQDLKRVIHGNNTLDGVYITLRMRLRCEIYRNGKAMPGKVFDVLNEIVVDRGSNPYLSKIECYEHDRLITKVQGDGVIVATPTGSTAYSTAAGGSMVHPNVPCMLFTPICPHSLSFRPVILPDSAKLELKIPDDARSNAWVSFDGKRRQQLSRGDSVRIYMSQHPLPTVNKSDQTGDWFRSLIRCLNWNERLDQKAL
- the LOC104773414 gene encoding NAD kinase 2, chloroplastic isoform X2 — its product is MLLCSSSFFPYHVPHFVVMNRLSPATGISPRLHFSVDSSSDARLLLPFVFRFRRNDVSFKRRLRFVIRAQLSEAFSPDLGLDSQAVKSRDTSNLPWIGPVPGDIAEVEAYCRIFRSAERLHGALMETLCNPVTGECRVPYDFSPEEKPLLEDKIVSVLGCILSLLNKGRKEILSGRSSSMSSFNLDDVGVAEESLPPLAVFRGEMKRCCESLHIALENYLTPDDERSGIVWRKLQKLKNVCYDAGFPRSDNYPCQTLFANWDPIYSPNMKEDTDSYESEIAFWRGGQVTQEGLKWLIENGFKTIVDLRAENVKDTFYQAALDDAISLGKITMVQIPIEVRMAPKAQQVELFASIVSDSNKRPIYVHSKEGVWRTSAMVSRWKQYMTRPVTKEIPVSEESKGGEVSEAKLGLNALVSGKGVTDEHTDKVSETNEVDSRYSSNQSKESGSSEGDTSASEFTMVSDPLRSQVPPGNIFSRKEMSKFLRSKSIAPAGYLSNPSKKLGAVPTPQFSYTGVTNGNQFFDVDSVRGLAETGNSNGYLLPTSSKSWNGKFSNGNVHSSAEPIAVPPSNNLSRVVGSHSIRESQRNSSASSSDSSDDEAGAIEGNMCASATGVVRVQSRKKAEMFLVRTDGVSCTREKVTESSLAFTHPSTQQQMLLWKTTPKTVLLLKKLGMELMEEAKEAASFLYHQEKMNVLVEPEVHDVFARIPGFGFVQTFYIQDTSDLHERVDFVACLGGDGVILHASNLFKGAVPPVVSFNLGSLGFLTSHPFEDFRQDLKRVIHGNNTLDGVYITLRMRLRCEIYRNGKAMPGKVFDVLNEIVVDRGSNPYLSKIECYEHDRLITKVQGDGVIVATPTGSTAYSTAAGGSMVHPNVPCMLFTPICPHSLSFRPVILPDSAKLELKVKT